One Coregonus clupeaformis isolate EN_2021a chromosome 21, ASM2061545v1, whole genome shotgun sequence DNA window includes the following coding sequences:
- the LOC121534684 gene encoding uncharacterized protein LOC121534684 — MTMKSVVSLLVLLHCCLSGAQVHRDRDGVSGNEIQQVDYEDRESRGNDIQTDKQRAEAAASTHSQQTCQPDIHTVLRELSNMMAEQRVELSHTKTELGAMEARLRDSESRLTASESQVEELTKRNEAQAVKLISMETRSNITESHVEVLKRNSQDRKLAFSASLEAPGQHGNTGPFNTGITLVYRNIYTNIGNAYNPTTGIFTAPVRGLYLFRFYIYGGGDSSVPTTAALHKNGHQIAIAHAVHASGSISSSNGVSVLLEVGDVVNMHLWAGRKIYDSTNRHSTFSGHLLFTM; from the exons ATGACAATGAAGAGTGTTGTATCTCTGCTGGTGTTGCtgcactgctgtctgtctggggcCCAGGTCcacagagatagagatggagtcaGTGGGAATGAGATCCAGCAGGTTGACTAtgaggacagagagagcagagggaatgACATTCAGACTGACAAACAGAGAGCTGAAGCTGCAGCCTCAACACACAGCCAGCAAACCTGCCAGCCTGACATCCACACTGTGCTGAGAGAACTGAGCAACATGATGGCGGAGCAGAGAGTTGAGCTGAGTCACACAAAGACTGAACTGGGAGCCATGGAGGCCCGACTGAGAGACAGTGAGAGCCGACTGACAGCCAGTGAGAGCCAGGTGGAGGAACTGACCAAGAGGAATGAAG CACAAGCAGTGAAACTAATCTCCATGGAGACTCGTTCTAACATCACTGAGAGCCATGTTGAAGTTCTGAAGAGAAACAGTCAAG ACAGGAAGTTGGCTTTCTCAGCCTCACTAGAAGCACCTGGTCAACACGGAAACACTGGACCCTTCAACACTGGAATCACCCTGGTCTACAGAAATATCTACACAAACATTGGCAATGCTTATAACCCCACTACAG GGATTTTCACGGCACCAGTGAGAGGACTCTACCTGTTCAGGTTTTACATCTATGGAGGGGGTGATAGTTCAGTTCCTACAACTGCAGCCTTGCATAAGAATGGACATCAAATTGCTATTGCACATGCTGTCCATGCTAGTGGTAGCATTAGTTCCTCTAATGGAGTGTCAGTGCTGCTGGAGGTAGGAGATGTGGTCAACATGCATCTCTGGGCTGGGAGAAAGATATATGATAGTACAAATCGCCACAGCACCTTCAGTGGTCATCTGCTCTTCACTATGTAA